The following proteins come from a genomic window of Kocuria palustris:
- a CDS encoding ornithine cyclodeaminase, which yields MPQLVDVPSMAQWIQREGVGSIIERMVGYIEEDFRKWERFDKIPRVATHTPVGVIELMPTSDFETYSFKYVNGHPSNPARGYQTVTAYGMLSDVDNGYPTFFAEMTLLTALRTAANSVMFARQLARKDSKVMALIGAGSQSEFQALGFRSVLGIEDLRVYDVDPAAMEKLRRNLEPLGFRITLADSVDEAVEGADIITTCTADKAQNKVLSDHQVRPGVHLNAVGGDCPGKTELEADILRRASVFVEFTPQTRIEGEIQQMEPDFPVVEFWQVLTGAAPGRRSDDEITLYDSVGFAISDFSALRCVRDATADTDLQQHIDLIADPDDPKDLYSLVKAPVPVG from the coding sequence ATGCCGCAGCTCGTGGATGTTCCGTCTATGGCGCAGTGGATCCAGCGCGAGGGCGTCGGATCGATCATCGAGAGGATGGTCGGCTACATCGAGGAGGACTTCCGCAAGTGGGAGCGCTTCGACAAGATCCCGCGCGTGGCCACGCACACCCCGGTGGGCGTCATCGAGCTCATGCCCACCTCCGACTTCGAGACGTACAGCTTCAAGTACGTCAACGGGCACCCGTCGAATCCCGCCCGCGGGTACCAGACGGTGACCGCCTACGGGATGCTCTCGGATGTCGACAACGGCTACCCCACGTTCTTCGCCGAGATGACCCTGCTGACCGCGCTGCGCACCGCGGCGAACTCGGTCATGTTCGCCCGTCAGCTGGCGCGCAAGGACTCCAAGGTGATGGCGCTGATCGGCGCCGGAAGCCAGTCCGAGTTCCAGGCCCTGGGCTTCCGCTCGGTGCTCGGCATCGAGGACCTGCGGGTCTACGACGTCGATCCAGCCGCCATGGAGAAGCTTCGCCGCAACCTGGAGCCGCTCGGCTTCCGGATCACCCTGGCCGATTCGGTCGACGAGGCCGTCGAGGGTGCCGACATCATCACCACCTGCACCGCCGACAAGGCGCAGAACAAGGTGCTCTCGGATCATCAGGTGCGCCCCGGCGTGCACCTGAACGCGGTGGGCGGCGACTGCCCCGGCAAGACGGAGCTCGAGGCGGACATCCTGCGCCGGGCCAGCGTGTTCGTGGAGTTCACGCCACAGACCCGCATCGAGGGCGAGATCCAGCAGATGGAGCCCGACTTCCCGGTCGTCGAGTTCTGGCAGGTCCTCACCGGTGCTGCTCCGGGCCGCAGATCGGACGACGAGATCACGCTCTACGACTCCGTGGGCTTCGCGATCTCTGACTTCTCCGCGCTGCGCTGCGTCCGCGACGCCACGGCGGACACCGATCTGCAGCAGCACATCGACCTGATCGCCGATCCCGATGACCCCAAGGACCTGTACTCCCTGGTCAAGGCGCCGGTCCCTGTGGGCTGA
- a CDS encoding O-acetylhomoserine aminocarboxypropyltransferase/cysteine synthase family protein, translating into MAEHQFGFRTRALHAGGTPDAQHGARSVPIYQTSSFVFKDADDAANLFALQKYGNIYSRIGNPTVAAFEERVASLEGGIGAVATASGMAAEFITFAALCGQGDHIVASSQLYGGTVTQLDVTLRRFGVETTFVQGTDPADFRAALTPQTKAVYTELIANPSGEIADLEGLAAVAHEAGIPLVVDATLNTPYLNRPFEHGADIVIHSATKFLGGHGSTLGGVVVESGRFDWGSGKFPSMTEPVPSYNGVSWWGNFGEYGFLTKLRSEQLRDIGPALSPQSAWNLLQGVETLPQRIDAHVANAQAVSEWLESDPRISYVNYAGLPGHPHHERAQKYLPQGPGSVFAFGVAATAELDAREVGGRFIEGLQLASHLANIGDARTLVLHPASTTHQQLTAEQLVSGGVGPDLIRISVGLEDADDILWDLDQALTTATGITREGASA; encoded by the coding sequence ATGGCCGAGCACCAGTTCGGATTCCGCACCCGTGCGCTGCACGCAGGCGGGACTCCCGATGCCCAGCACGGGGCCCGCTCCGTGCCGATCTACCAGACCAGCTCGTTCGTGTTCAAGGACGCCGATGACGCCGCCAACCTGTTCGCCCTGCAGAAGTACGGCAACATCTACTCGCGCATCGGCAACCCCACGGTCGCGGCCTTCGAGGAGCGCGTGGCCTCCCTGGAGGGCGGCATCGGCGCCGTGGCCACCGCCTCGGGCATGGCCGCCGAGTTCATCACCTTCGCCGCGCTGTGCGGGCAGGGCGATCACATCGTGGCCTCGTCCCAGCTCTACGGCGGCACGGTCACCCAGCTCGACGTCACCCTGCGCCGCTTCGGCGTGGAGACCACGTTCGTGCAGGGCACCGACCCCGCCGACTTCCGGGCCGCCCTCACGCCGCAGACCAAGGCCGTGTACACCGAGCTGATCGCGAACCCGTCGGGCGAGATCGCCGATCTGGAGGGGCTGGCGGCCGTGGCCCACGAGGCCGGGATCCCGCTGGTCGTGGACGCCACGCTGAACACCCCGTACCTGAACCGGCCCTTCGAGCACGGTGCGGACATCGTGATCCACTCGGCCACCAAGTTCCTGGGCGGGCACGGCTCCACGCTGGGCGGCGTCGTCGTCGAGTCCGGGCGCTTCGACTGGGGCAGCGGGAAGTTCCCTTCCATGACGGAGCCGGTGCCGTCCTACAACGGCGTGAGCTGGTGGGGGAACTTCGGCGAGTACGGCTTCCTGACCAAGCTGCGCTCCGAGCAGCTGCGCGACATCGGCCCGGCCCTGTCCCCGCAGTCGGCCTGGAACCTGCTCCAGGGCGTGGAGACGCTGCCGCAGCGCATCGACGCCCACGTGGCCAACGCCCAGGCCGTCTCCGAGTGGCTGGAATCGGACCCGCGCATCTCCTACGTGAACTACGCGGGGCTGCCCGGGCACCCGCATCACGAGCGCGCGCAGAAGTACCTGCCGCAGGGCCCCGGCTCGGTCTTCGCCTTCGGCGTGGCCGCCACCGCCGAGCTCGACGCCCGCGAGGTGGGCGGCCGGTTCATCGAGGGCCTGCAGCTGGCCTCCCATCTGGCCAACATCGGCGACGCCCGCACCCTGGTGCTGCACCCGGCCTCCACCACGCATCAGCAGCTCACCGCCGAGCAGCTCGTCTCAGGAGGCGTGGGCCCGGACCTCATCCGCATCTCCGTGGGTCTCGAGGACGCCGACGACATCCTGTGGGACCTCGATCAGGCCCTCACCACCGCCACGGGCATCACCCGCGAAGGAGCCTCCGCATGA
- a CDS encoding CoA-binding protein — protein sequence MSSQNRTWVGPSAPERLNILRSTKSIAIVGMSNKPSRASYFVATYLLSSSPYDVYFVNPVLDEVLGQKVYPSLADLPVVPDLVEVFRKDADLPGVAREAVDIGAKTVWMQLGSWNEEAARIAEDAGLNAVMDRCVKIEHARFHGGLHLAGFNTGVISSKRQVTA from the coding sequence ATGAGCAGCCAGAACCGCACCTGGGTGGGCCCCAGCGCCCCCGAGCGCCTGAACATCCTGCGCTCCACGAAGTCCATCGCGATCGTCGGGATGTCGAACAAGCCCTCGCGCGCGTCATACTTCGTGGCGACTTACCTGCTGTCATCGTCGCCGTACGACGTCTACTTCGTGAACCCCGTGCTCGACGAGGTGCTGGGGCAGAAGGTCTACCCCTCGCTGGCCGACCTGCCCGTGGTCCCGGACCTGGTGGAGGTCTTCCGCAAGGACGCCGACCTGCCCGGCGTGGCCCGGGAGGCCGTGGACATCGGCGCCAAGACGGTGTGGATGCAGCTGGGCTCCTGGAACGAGGAAGCCGCGCGGATCGCCGAGGACGCCGGGCTCAACGCCGTGATGGACCGCTGCGTGAAGATCGAGCACGCCCGCTTCCACGGCGGGCTGCACCTGGCCGGCTTCAACACGGGCGTCATCTCGTCCAAGCGACAGGTCACCGCCTAA
- a CDS encoding AEC family transporter, whose protein sequence is MSGILSAIAPIFLIVGLGYALTRAGVFQREHMSVLAAYVVKAALPALVFVNVHERSLGEILNPTYLLVYALAGMVMVVLARAWSRSRSMPPQRAASMSLSASGTNNGFVGAPLFLLLIPESAGLAIGMSMLVDNVVIIPVALILFEAASGRGAPLGRRIGGIVRSVLTHPLIIAIAVALVMTGLGVSLPAMLDDAVQLVAQSSSAVALLSIGGMLVGLQLRGQLADLSATVIAKLLVMPATALGLILLLPALGLPELAPDLAAAALLTCALPSMSIAAALAEQHGEGEFGAAALLLSTVASFTTLTAWLFVVGALGWLPF, encoded by the coding sequence ATGAGCGGGATCCTCTCGGCGATCGCGCCGATCTTCCTGATCGTGGGCCTGGGCTATGCGCTGACCCGCGCGGGCGTCTTCCAGCGCGAGCACATGAGCGTGCTGGCCGCCTACGTGGTCAAGGCCGCTCTGCCCGCGCTCGTGTTCGTCAACGTCCACGAGCGCTCGCTGGGCGAGATCCTGAACCCCACGTACCTGCTGGTCTATGCGCTCGCGGGCATGGTCATGGTGGTGCTGGCGCGCGCGTGGTCGCGCTCGCGCTCCATGCCGCCCCAGCGGGCGGCGTCGATGTCCCTGTCCGCCAGCGGCACCAACAACGGGTTCGTGGGCGCTCCCCTGTTCCTGCTGCTGATCCCGGAGTCTGCGGGCCTGGCCATCGGCATGTCCATGCTCGTGGACAACGTGGTGATCATCCCTGTGGCGCTGATCCTGTTCGAGGCCGCCTCCGGCCGCGGCGCTCCCCTAGGGCGCCGGATCGGCGGCATCGTGCGCAGCGTGCTCACGCACCCGCTGATCATCGCGATCGCCGTGGCCCTGGTGATGACCGGTCTGGGCGTGAGCCTGCCCGCCATGCTCGACGACGCCGTCCAGCTGGTCGCGCAGTCGTCGTCCGCGGTAGCGCTGCTGTCCATCGGCGGCATGCTCGTGGGCCTGCAGCTGCGCGGTCAGCTCGCGGATCTCTCGGCCACGGTGATCGCGAAGCTGCTGGTCATGCCGGCGACCGCACTCGGCCTGATCCTGCTGCTTCCCGCGCTCGGGCTGCCCGAGCTGGCCCCGGACCTGGCGGCGGCCGCGCTGCTGACCTGCGCGCTGCCGTCGATGTCGATCGCCGCAGCCCTGGCCGAGCAGCACGGGGAGGGCGAGTTCGGAGCCGCGGCGCTTCTGCTCTCCACGGTGGCCTCGTTCACGACGCTGACCGCCTGGCTCTTCGTGGTCGGCGCCCTGGGCTGGCTGCCCTTCTGA
- a CDS encoding Lrp/AsnC family transcriptional regulator: MTEITELERRLIAELRADGRAPIAALAERLGVSRTTISRSIERLTARDVIIGFTVRTRSASDDEVRAISFIEVQGFTTDQVIGSLRGLPEIMGLHTTNGGWDLVAEISCRNLRAFDDLLRRMRSIKGVVNSETSLLLSSVVR, from the coding sequence ATGACGGAGATCACCGAGCTGGAGCGGCGCCTGATCGCCGAGCTGCGCGCCGACGGCCGAGCCCCCATCGCCGCGCTCGCCGAGCGGCTGGGGGTCTCGCGCACCACGATCAGCCGCAGCATCGAGCGCCTGACGGCCCGCGACGTGATCATCGGCTTCACCGTGCGCACTCGCTCGGCGTCCGACGACGAGGTCCGGGCCATCTCGTTCATCGAGGTCCAGGGCTTCACCACGGACCAGGTCATCGGCTCGCTGCGCGGGCTGCCCGAGATCATGGGCCTGCACACCACGAACGGCGGCTGGGACCTGGTCGCGGAGATCTCCTGCCGGAACCTGCGCGCCTTCGACGACCTGCTGCGCCGGATGCGCTCGATCAAGGGCGTCGTGAACTCGGAGACCTCCCTGCTGCTCAGCTCGGTCGTGCGCTGA
- a CDS encoding AMP-binding protein has product MSATQSYSDPLAPTPNPARISDEARVAFWAEQASRLDWAQPWHTTHRFDKPQRIGTDDDGSPTYSVPEIAWFEGGKLNVAVNCVDRHVEAGRGSHVALHFEGEPGDRQTWTYADLQKAVARAANALESLGVVQGDRVVIYLPVIPETVIITLACARIGAVHSLVFGGFSAEALRFRVEDTGAKVLVTTDGQNRRGKVVPVKAQADEACAGTNAIEHVLVVRRTSRPGNAKLPAGKRGARSKDQMELPWTQGRDLWWHELLESVSDVHEAQAFDAETPLFIIYTSGTTGRPKGLVHTMSGYLVQAAYTHALLFDLLPDAPDDHGVLRPQELSAVNDPAKVDSAVHWCTADLAWVTAHTYEIYGPLVNGVTEVIYEGTPSTPDFGRHFDIIERYGVTTYYTAPTLIRSLMGAFPKGLPKVWNLSSIRLLGSVGESINPEAWRWLREQVGRGEVPFVDTWWQSETGSCVASPRPHDPQFAPSGTFPEGTPHTAAKPGCAVRPVPGVSTRVVDAAGEEVAAGEQGLVVVDAIGPSMARTVWGDPQRYLSSYWAEYGERGWFLAGDGARLDEEGDLYILGRVDDVINISGHRLSTIEIESALVTHPLVVEAGTAPVADALTGHAVLACVVLTSEGRALPEAEVRETLRAHVAQEIGPIAKPREVIPVPDLPKTRSGKITRRLLAQLYEGRPLGDRSSLQNEGSLEAIEQIFSARG; this is encoded by the coding sequence ATGAGCGCAACGCAGTCCTACTCCGATCCCCTGGCCCCCACGCCGAATCCCGCGCGGATCTCCGATGAGGCGCGCGTGGCCTTCTGGGCCGAGCAGGCCTCCCGCCTGGACTGGGCGCAGCCGTGGCACACGACGCACCGCTTCGACAAGCCGCAGCGGATCGGCACCGACGACGACGGCAGCCCCACCTACTCGGTACCCGAGATCGCCTGGTTCGAGGGCGGCAAGCTCAACGTCGCCGTCAACTGCGTGGACCGCCATGTGGAGGCCGGGCGCGGCTCGCACGTGGCCCTGCACTTCGAGGGCGAGCCCGGCGACCGCCAGACCTGGACCTACGCCGACCTGCAGAAGGCCGTGGCCCGGGCTGCGAACGCGCTGGAGTCGCTGGGCGTGGTCCAGGGCGACCGCGTGGTGATCTACCTGCCGGTGATCCCGGAGACCGTGATCATCACGCTGGCCTGCGCCCGGATCGGGGCGGTGCACTCACTGGTCTTCGGAGGCTTCTCCGCCGAGGCGCTGCGCTTCCGCGTCGAGGACACCGGCGCCAAGGTCCTGGTCACCACCGACGGGCAGAACCGCCGCGGCAAGGTGGTGCCGGTCAAGGCCCAGGCAGATGAAGCGTGTGCCGGCACCAACGCGATCGAGCACGTGCTCGTGGTGCGCCGGACCTCCCGGCCCGGCAACGCGAAGCTGCCGGCCGGCAAGCGCGGGGCGCGCTCCAAGGACCAGATGGAGCTGCCCTGGACCCAGGGCCGGGACCTGTGGTGGCACGAGCTGCTCGAGTCGGTCTCCGACGTCCACGAGGCGCAGGCCTTCGACGCCGAGACGCCGCTGTTCATCATCTACACCTCCGGGACCACCGGCAGGCCCAAGGGCCTGGTGCACACCATGAGCGGCTACCTGGTCCAGGCCGCCTACACGCACGCGCTGCTCTTCGACCTGCTGCCGGATGCCCCGGACGACCACGGCGTGCTGCGCCCGCAGGAGCTCTCCGCTGTCAACGACCCCGCCAAGGTGGATTCGGCGGTCCACTGGTGCACCGCCGATCTGGCCTGGGTCACCGCGCACACCTACGAGATCTACGGCCCGCTGGTCAACGGCGTCACCGAGGTCATCTACGAGGGCACTCCGAGCACCCCGGACTTCGGCCGGCACTTCGACATCATCGAGCGCTACGGCGTGACGACCTACTACACCGCCCCCACGCTGATCCGCTCGCTCATGGGCGCGTTCCCCAAGGGCCTGCCCAAGGTCTGGAACCTGTCCTCGATCCGCCTGCTGGGCTCGGTGGGCGAGTCCATCAATCCCGAGGCCTGGCGGTGGCTGCGCGAGCAGGTGGGCCGCGGCGAGGTCCCGTTCGTGGACACCTGGTGGCAGTCCGAGACCGGCTCCTGCGTGGCCTCGCCCCGGCCCCACGATCCGCAGTTCGCCCCTTCCGGGACGTTCCCCGAGGGCACCCCGCACACCGCGGCCAAGCCGGGCTGCGCGGTGCGCCCCGTTCCCGGGGTCTCGACCCGCGTGGTGGACGCGGCCGGCGAGGAGGTCGCTGCGGGCGAGCAGGGCCTCGTCGTGGTGGATGCGATCGGGCCGTCCATGGCCCGGACCGTGTGGGGAGACCCGCAGCGCTACCTGAGCTCGTACTGGGCGGAGTACGGCGAGCGCGGCTGGTTCCTGGCCGGCGACGGCGCCCGGCTCGACGAGGAGGGCGATCTCTACATCCTCGGCAGGGTCGACGACGTCATCAACATCTCGGGGCACCGGCTGTCCACGATCGAGATCGAGTCGGCGCTGGTCACGCATCCGCTGGTCGTCGAGGCCGGGACCGCTCCGGTGGCCGATGCGCTGACCGGCCATGCCGTTCTGGCCTGCGTGGTGCTCACCTCGGAAGGCCGTGCCCTGCCCGAGGCCGAGGTCCGCGAGACCCTGCGCGCCCATGTGGCGCAGGAGATCGGCCCGATCGCCAAGCCGCGCGAGGTGATCCCCGTGCCCGATCTGCCCAAGACCCGCTCCGGGAAGATCACCCGGCGCCTGCTCGCCCAGCTCTACGAGGGGCGGCCGCTGGGCGATCGCTCGTCGCTGCAGAACGAGGGGTCGCTCGAGGCGATCGAGCAGATCTTCTCGGCGCGCGGCTGA
- a CDS encoding ABC transporter permease yields MSVTTTSAPASEAPEPAGSDRPGSQRPDSQRSVRTPAPRGSILRSPWARVGLGLLLPVALLALWQLLSTNGTFSPVQLPRPLAVLQAGGELLADGALWTHIGISTQRVVVGFVIGSLLGLAVGALIGLSPWASALGSPLIGALRAVPSLAWVPLLLLWIGIGENSKVTLVAIGAFFPVFTTVSAALREVDRHLVEAARSFGFSGLRLLLTVQLPAVMPSVISGLRLALAQAWLFLVAAELLGSSMGLGFLLTDSQNNGRTDRLLLAIVLLAILGKLTDALLGLFERWVQARWGAVRRT; encoded by the coding sequence ATGAGCGTCACGACCACCTCCGCACCAGCCTCCGAGGCTCCGGAGCCCGCGGGCTCCGACCGTCCCGGCTCCCAGCGTCCGGACTCGCAGCGCTCGGTCCGCACCCCCGCCCCGCGGGGCTCCATCCTGCGCAGCCCCTGGGCCCGGGTCGGCCTGGGCCTGCTGCTGCCGGTGGCACTGCTCGCGCTGTGGCAGCTGCTGTCCACGAACGGCACGTTCTCCCCGGTGCAGCTGCCGCGTCCCCTGGCGGTCCTGCAGGCCGGTGGCGAGCTGCTGGCCGACGGGGCGCTGTGGACCCACATCGGGATCTCGACCCAGCGCGTGGTCGTCGGATTCGTGATCGGCTCGCTGCTCGGGCTGGCCGTGGGCGCCCTGATCGGGCTCTCCCCCTGGGCCAGCGCCCTGGGCTCGCCGCTGATCGGGGCGCTGCGCGCTGTGCCGTCGCTGGCGTGGGTGCCGCTGCTGCTGCTGTGGATCGGGATCGGCGAGAACTCCAAGGTGACCCTGGTGGCCATCGGCGCGTTCTTCCCCGTGTTCACCACGGTCTCGGCCGCTCTGCGGGAGGTCGACCGCCATCTCGTGGAGGCCGCCCGATCCTTCGGCTTCTCCGGTCTGCGCCTGCTGCTGACCGTCCAGCTGCCGGCGGTCATGCCCTCTGTGATCTCCGGCCTGCGCCTGGCCCTGGCCCAGGCCTGGCTGTTCCTGGTGGCCGCCGAGCTGCTCGGCTCCTCGATGGGCCTGGGCTTCCTGCTCACCGACTCCCAGAACAACGGGCGCACCGACCGCCTGCTGCTGGCCATCGTCCTGCTGGCGATCCTGGGCAAGCTCACCGACGCCCTGCTCGGGCTGTTCGAGCGCTGGGTCCAGGCCCGCTGGGGCGCAGTGCGCCGGACCTGA
- a CDS encoding VOC family protein: protein MEILKQYPVLDTDDVDAEADFWAAVLGGTAEPDFQSAAGGWRTIVVDGREVLGIQLAPDHVRPQWPDGPQHQQMHLDLYIADLEDAHAEITGLGAELLQPAEDPAAARGFQVYADPAGHPFCLCWG, encoded by the coding sequence ATGGAGATCCTCAAGCAGTACCCGGTGCTGGACACCGACGACGTCGACGCCGAGGCCGACTTCTGGGCCGCAGTGCTCGGCGGAACTGCCGAGCCGGACTTCCAGAGCGCGGCCGGCGGGTGGCGCACGATCGTGGTGGACGGCCGCGAGGTGCTGGGCATCCAGCTGGCCCCCGATCACGTCCGCCCGCAGTGGCCCGACGGCCCCCAGCACCAGCAGATGCACCTGGACCTCTACATCGCCGACCTCGAGGACGCCCACGCGGAGATCACGGGGCTGGGCGCCGAACTGCTGCAGCCGGCCGAGGATCCCGCCGCCGCGCGCGGATTCCAGGTCTACGCCGATCCCGCCGGCCACCCGTTCTGCCTCTGCTGGGGCTGA